A region of Actinobacillus porcitonsillarum DNA encodes the following proteins:
- the rnhA gene encoding ribonuclease HI, translated as MKQVEIFTDGSCLGNPGKGGIGILLRYNQHEKTVSQGYFRTTNNRMELRAVIEALAMLKEPCQVHLHSDSQYMKDGITKWIFNWKRNNWKTANGKAVKNQDLWIALDMEIQRHKMEWHWVKGHAGHRENEICDELAKAGANNPTLEDIGYNAE; from the coding sequence ATGAAACAAGTCGAAATTTTTACAGATGGTTCTTGCTTAGGTAATCCGGGCAAAGGGGGAATAGGCATATTGCTCCGATATAATCAGCATGAAAAAACGGTTAGCCAAGGTTATTTCCGAACGACTAATAACCGCATGGAACTTCGCGCAGTTATTGAAGCTCTTGCGATGTTAAAGGAACCTTGCCAAGTGCATTTACATTCAGATAGCCAGTATATGAAAGACGGCATCACAAAATGGATTTTTAATTGGAAGCGTAATAATTGGAAAACAGCGAACGGTAAAGCGGTTAAAAATCAAGATTTATGGATTGCCTTAGATATGGAAATCCAGCGTCATAAAATGGAATGGCATTGGGTTAAAGGTCATGCGGGACATCGTGAAAATGAAATTTGTGATGAATTAGCAAAGGCTGGGGCAAATAATCCCACTTTGGAAGATATTGGGTATAATGCTGAATAA
- the argG gene encoding argininosuccinate synthase: MSATILESLPLGQKVGIAFSGGLDTSAALLWMRKKGAVPYAYTANLGQPDEDDYNAIPKKAMEYGAENARLIDCRAQLAHEGIAAIQCGAFHISTGGIPYFNTTPLGRAVTGTMLVAAMKEDDVNIWGDGSTFKGNDIERFYRYGLLTNPKLKIYKPWLDNLFIDELGGRFEMSQFLIANGFDYKMSVEKAYSTDSNMLGATHEAKDLEELSTGMKIVKPIMGVAFWDESVEIKPETVSVTFEEGVPVALNGKRIEDAVELILEANRIGGRHGLGMSDQIENRIIEAKSRGIYEAPGMALLHIAYERLVTGIHNEDTIEQYRINGLRLGRLLYQGRWFDPQALMLRETAQRWVAKAITGTVTLELRRGNDFTILNTESPNLTYEAERLSMEKVEDAPFTPSDRIGQLTMRNLDIVDTRGKLAIYTETGLISANNQVVPQLGQK, encoded by the coding sequence ATGTCAGCAACAATTTTAGAATCTCTACCGTTAGGTCAGAAAGTAGGTATCGCATTTTCAGGCGGTTTAGATACTTCAGCAGCATTACTTTGGATGCGTAAAAAAGGTGCAGTGCCTTACGCATATACAGCAAACTTAGGTCAGCCTGATGAAGATGATTACAACGCAATTCCGAAAAAAGCGATGGAATACGGTGCAGAAAATGCACGTTTAATTGACTGCCGTGCGCAATTAGCACACGAAGGTATTGCAGCTATTCAATGTGGTGCATTCCATATTTCAACGGGCGGTATCCCTTATTTCAATACCACGCCACTTGGTCGTGCGGTAACCGGTACAATGCTTGTTGCTGCAATGAAAGAAGATGACGTAAACATCTGGGGCGATGGCTCAACCTTTAAGGGCAATGACATCGAGCGTTTCTACCGTTATGGTTTATTAACCAATCCAAAATTAAAAATCTATAAACCTTGGTTAGACAACCTCTTTATTGATGAGCTTGGTGGTCGTTTTGAGATGTCGCAATTCTTAATTGCTAACGGTTTTGACTACAAAATGTCTGTTGAAAAAGCTTACTCAACCGACTCAAATATGTTAGGTGCAACGCACGAAGCGAAAGACTTAGAAGAATTAAGTACCGGAATGAAAATTGTGAAACCAATTATGGGCGTAGCGTTCTGGGATGAATCAGTTGAAATCAAACCTGAGACAGTTTCTGTTACCTTTGAAGAAGGTGTGCCGGTTGCATTAAACGGCAAACGTATCGAAGATGCTGTTGAGTTAATTCTTGAAGCAAACCGTATTGGTGGTCGCCATGGTTTAGGGATGTCAGATCAAATCGAAAACCGTATCATTGAAGCAAAATCTCGTGGTATTTATGAAGCACCGGGAATGGCATTATTACACATTGCTTACGAGCGTTTAGTAACCGGTATTCACAATGAAGATACGATTGAACAATACCGTATTAACGGCTTACGTTTAGGTCGCTTATTATACCAAGGTCGTTGGTTCGACCCACAAGCATTAATGCTTCGTGAAACAGCACAACGTTGGGTAGCAAAAGCAATTACCGGTACTGTAACTTTAGAATTACGCCGTGGTAACGACTTCACGATTCTTAATACTGAATCGCCAAACTTAACTTACGAAGCAGAACGTTTAAGTATGGAAAAAGTAGAAGATGCGCCATTTACACCGTCAGATCGTATCGGTCAATTAACAATGCGTAACTTAGATATTGTGGATACACGTGGTAAATTAGCGATTTATACCGAAACAGGTTTAATTTCTGCGAATAACCAAGTTGTGCCGCAATTAGGTCAAAAATAA
- a CDS encoding glycosyltransferase family 9 protein, with protein MKKLLVIRNDKIGDFMVCFPAFAMLKQSMPNVEITALVPNYTAPLAALCPSIDKVIIDTPNKKDKTEFERILKQIKQENFDTVISFVSDWYNAKLTWKSGIPYRLAPATKLFQFLYNHRLTQRRSQSAKAESEYNLDLARAFLTEKGITTIEPKAPYLTFSPEETASQKQKLAKQLQISTACKWLFVHSSTGGSANNLSLEQYATLIQGICEKFNCQVILTAGKGEAEKAQQLAEKVNLPNVVIYDKNDGLDDFTRSLACADLFISGSTGPLHICGALNIPTVGFYPSRLSAIPRRWRPINEEGKHIAFCPPSDKASQMNLTLISIEDALKEIIPFVQHHWAKIE; from the coding sequence ATGAAAAAACTCCTCGTCATTCGTAATGACAAAATTGGCGATTTTATGGTTTGTTTTCCCGCTTTTGCGATGCTAAAACAATCCATGCCCAATGTAGAAATTACGGCTTTAGTGCCAAATTACACAGCTCCTTTAGCAGCTCTTTGCCCTTCAATTGACAAAGTTATCATTGATACGCCCAATAAAAAAGATAAAACCGAATTTGAGCGTATTTTAAAACAAATCAAACAAGAAAATTTTGATACGGTTATTAGCTTTGTTTCAGATTGGTATAACGCAAAATTGACGTGGAAAAGCGGTATTCCCTACCGTTTAGCACCTGCAACCAAATTATTTCAATTTTTATATAACCACCGTTTAACACAGCGCCGCTCACAATCGGCAAAAGCGGAATCGGAATATAATCTTGACCTTGCTCGAGCGTTTCTAACTGAGAAAGGGATTACAACCATCGAGCCTAAAGCACCATACTTAACATTTTCGCCGGAAGAGACCGCAAGCCAAAAACAAAAATTAGCAAAACAGTTACAAATTTCTACCGCTTGCAAATGGCTTTTTGTCCATAGTTCTACCGGAGGTTCAGCCAATAATCTCTCATTAGAGCAATACGCAACGCTTATTCAAGGCATTTGCGAGAAATTTAACTGCCAAGTCATTTTAACCGCCGGCAAAGGCGAAGCTGAAAAAGCGCAGCAATTAGCCGAAAAAGTGAATTTGCCTAACGTGGTTATTTATGACAAAAATGATGGATTAGATGATTTTACGCGCTCACTTGCTTGTGCCGACCTCTTTATTTCAGGTTCAACCGGTCCTTTACACATTTGTGGCGCATTAAATATCCCGACAGTTGGCTTCTACCCCAGCCGTCTTTCTGCCATTCCTCGCCGTTGGCGACCAATAAATGAGGAAGGAAAACATATCGCTTTTTGCCCGCCAAGCGATAAAGCCTCACAAATGAATTTAACCTTAATTTCTATTGAAGATGCGTTAAAAGAGATTATTCCTTTTGTTCAGCATCATTGGGCAAAAATAGAATAA
- a CDS encoding D-alanyl-D-alanine carboxypeptidase family protein, which translates to MLKKLFSVLLIVPSFSMAQSYVVYDFTHDRVLESRAPNSIQPIASVTKLMTANIFLENNKNKNCTATITEADSDFIKGTGTKLPKHTPISCDELLKAMMVHSDNYAAHALSRSAGMTRPQFIQKMNEKAQQLGMRSTRFSDSSGLSSANISSAMDLVKLAKYSLQKPKLQELSNTPATLVQVGKRQVFMQNTSALVREEIFNAALNKTGYIRESGYNLVFVNKQQCNHATIGVISLNNYSSAIRSNFTKTKLEQYGCESLAHDDYGYADEDEDI; encoded by the coding sequence ATGTTAAAAAAATTATTTTCAGTGCTACTCATCGTGCCTTCGTTCAGTATGGCTCAATCTTATGTGGTTTATGATTTTACTCATGATCGCGTATTAGAAAGTCGTGCGCCCAATAGTATTCAACCTATTGCATCTGTAACAAAATTGATGACCGCTAATATTTTTTTAGAAAATAATAAAAATAAAAACTGTACCGCTACCATTACCGAAGCGGATAGCGACTTTATTAAAGGCACGGGTACAAAATTACCCAAACACACACCGATTTCTTGTGATGAATTATTAAAAGCAATGATGGTGCATTCAGATAATTATGCCGCTCATGCGCTCTCTCGTTCAGCAGGTATGACTCGCCCACAATTCATTCAGAAAATGAATGAAAAAGCACAGCAGTTAGGCATGCGCTCGACTCGCTTTAGTGATAGCTCCGGTTTATCTAGTGCAAACATTTCTAGTGCAATGGATTTAGTGAAACTAGCTAAATACTCACTACAAAAGCCTAAATTACAAGAGCTGTCTAATACACCTGCAACACTTGTTCAAGTAGGAAAACGCCAAGTATTTATGCAAAATACGAGTGCTTTAGTACGAGAAGAAATCTTCAATGCGGCATTAAATAAAACTGGCTACATTCGTGAATCTGGCTATAATTTAGTTTTCGTAAATAAACAACAATGTAACCATGCGACCATTGGGGTTATTAGTTTGAATAATTACAGTTCTGCCATTCGTTCGAATTTTACCAAAACAAAATTGGAGCAATATGGCTGTGAATCATTAGCCCATGATGATTACGGCTATGCCGATGAGGATGAAGATATTTAA
- a CDS encoding glycosyltransferase family 2 protein, with amino-acid sequence MPTLSVAMIVKNEAQDLAACLDTVKGWVDEIVILDSGSTDDTEQIAEQYGAKFYVNTDWQGFGKQRQLAQQYVTSDYVLWLDADERVTPELKHSILQAVKNDEQNTVYKIGRLSEVFGRQIRHSGWYPDYVVRLYRTTFAKYGDELVHEKVHFPKDANVKKLTGDLLHFTYKDVHHYLVKSASYAQAWSIQKAKAGKKASLFDGVTHALGCFVKMYLLKAGFLDGKQGFLLAILSAHSTFVKYADLWNRTRNR; translated from the coding sequence ATGCCAACATTAAGTGTTGCAATGATTGTCAAAAATGAAGCACAAGATTTAGCTGCTTGCCTTGATACGGTTAAAGGTTGGGTGGATGAAATTGTGATTTTAGACAGTGGAAGCACAGACGACACAGAACAAATTGCGGAACAATATGGTGCAAAATTTTATGTCAATACTGATTGGCAAGGATTTGGTAAACAGCGCCAGCTAGCCCAGCAGTATGTTACCAGCGATTATGTATTATGGCTTGATGCCGATGAAAGAGTAACGCCGGAATTAAAACATAGCATTTTACAAGCGGTCAAAAATGATGAACAAAATACCGTTTATAAAATTGGGCGATTAAGTGAAGTGTTCGGTCGTCAAATTCGTCATTCCGGTTGGTATCCGGATTATGTCGTGCGTTTATATCGCACAACATTTGCCAAATATGGCGATGAATTAGTTCACGAAAAAGTACATTTTCCTAAAGATGCTAATGTAAAAAAATTAACAGGCGACTTATTGCACTTTACTTATAAAGATGTTCATCATTATCTCGTCAAATCTGCCTCTTACGCTCAAGCATGGTCAATTCAAAAAGCCAAAGCCGGTAAAAAAGCAAGTTTGTTTGATGGTGTAACTCACGCACTAGGGTGTTTTGTGAAGATGTATTTGCTCAAAGCCGGATTTTTAGATGGAAAACAAGGCTTTTTGTTAGCTATTCTCTCTGCACATTCAACCTTTGTTAAATATGCCGATTTGTGGAATAGGACGAGAAATCGTTAA
- a CDS encoding extracellular solute-binding protein, which produces MKKLAGLLAAGVASFALTACNEEKPKTTEAAPAAESKAAPANAGTVHLYTWTEYVPEGLLDEFTKETGIKVEVSSLESNETMYAKLKLQGKDGGYDVIAPSNYFVSKMAKEGMLAELDHAQLPVIKELNQDWLNKPYDLGNKYSLPQLLGAPGIAFNTNDYKGTEFTSWGDLWKPEFANKVQLLDDAREVFNIALLKLGKNPNTRDPEEIKAAYEELKKLRPNVLSFTSDNPANSFISGEVSVGQLWNGSVRIAKKEQAPINMVFPKEGPVLWVDTLAIPANAKNKENAHKLINYLLGAKASEKLTLAIGYPTSNVEALKVLPKEITEDPAIYPTAEVLKSSQWQDEVGDAIELYEKYYQELKASK; this is translated from the coding sequence ATGAAAAAATTAGCAGGTTTATTAGCTGCAGGCGTGGCTTCATTCGCATTAACAGCATGTAATGAAGAAAAACCAAAAACAACAGAAGCTGCTCCAGCAGCAGAGTCTAAAGCAGCACCAGCTAACGCAGGTACCGTTCATTTATATACTTGGACGGAGTACGTTCCTGAAGGTTTATTAGACGAATTCACAAAAGAAACGGGTATTAAAGTAGAAGTTTCTAGCCTTGAATCAAACGAAACAATGTATGCGAAGTTAAAATTACAAGGTAAAGATGGCGGTTATGATGTTATCGCACCATCTAACTACTTCGTATCAAAAATGGCAAAAGAAGGTATGTTAGCAGAGTTAGATCACGCACAACTTCCAGTCATTAAAGAATTAAACCAAGATTGGTTAAATAAACCTTATGATTTAGGTAACAAATACTCATTACCTCAATTATTAGGTGCACCGGGTATTGCATTTAATACAAACGACTATAAAGGTACAGAATTCACTTCTTGGGGTGATTTATGGAAACCTGAATTTGCGAACAAAGTACAATTATTAGACGATGCTCGTGAAGTATTTAACATTGCGTTATTAAAATTAGGTAAAAATCCAAATACACGTGATCCGGAAGAAATTAAAGCAGCTTATGAAGAGCTGAAAAAATTACGTCCAAACGTACTTTCATTCACATCAGATAACCCAGCAAACTCATTTATCTCAGGTGAAGTTTCAGTAGGTCAATTATGGAATGGTTCTGTACGTATTGCGAAGAAAGAGCAAGCACCTATCAATATGGTCTTCCCGAAAGAAGGGCCGGTATTATGGGTGGATACATTAGCTATTCCGGCAAATGCGAAAAACAAAGAAAACGCACATAAGTTAATTAACTACTTATTAGGTGCAAAAGCATCTGAAAAATTAACATTAGCGATTGGTTACCCAACTTCTAACGTTGAAGCGTTAAAAGTATTACCAAAAGAGATTACTGAAGATCCAGCAATCTATCCAACAGCAGAAGTATTAAAATCTTCTCAATGGCAAGATGAAGTTGGCGATGCAATTGAACTTTACGAAAAATACTACCAAGAGTTAAAAGCATCAAAATAA
- the grpE gene encoding nucleotide exchange factor GrpE, translating into MTNQTETTQQEEMNTIQEETQTEQIQEEQTVEVNPLEAAEARIAELESYISEADAREKDIQLRAQAEIQNIRRRAEQDVEKAHKFALEKFSKELLTVVDNLERGLAALDNAVTDEKTQALVDGVEMTHKEFISTLAKFGVEAVGAVGEAFNPELHQAISMQPAEGIDANHISTVLQKGYTLQGRVLRPAMVIVAA; encoded by the coding sequence ATGACAAATCAAACTGAAACCACACAACAAGAAGAAATGAACACCATTCAAGAAGAAACACAAACAGAACAAATTCAAGAAGAACAAACCGTTGAAGTGAATCCGCTTGAAGCAGCAGAAGCTCGCATCGCAGAATTAGAAAGCTATATTTCTGAAGCCGATGCACGTGAAAAAGATATTCAACTTCGTGCCCAAGCAGAAATTCAAAACATTCGCCGCCGTGCAGAACAAGATGTTGAGAAAGCGCACAAATTCGCTTTAGAAAAATTCTCAAAAGAACTTTTAACCGTTGTGGATAATTTAGAGCGTGGTTTAGCTGCGTTAGATAATGCGGTGACTGATGAAAAAACTCAAGCATTAGTCGATGGCGTAGAAATGACGCATAAAGAATTCATTTCAACCTTAGCGAAATTCGGCGTTGAAGCAGTTGGTGCGGTTGGTGAAGCATTTAACCCTGAATTACATCAAGCAATTTCAATGCAACCGGCTGAAGGCATTGACGCAAATCACATCAGTACGGTATTACAAAAAGGTTATACCTTGCAAGGACGTGTACTCCGTCCTGCGATGGTTATTGTTGCAGCATAA
- a CDS encoding DUF441 domain-containing protein, giving the protein MSLSFNPIALFLVALILLGVLGNNNSITISATVLLLMQQTVLNKYIPHLEKYGLTLGIIILTIGVLSPIVSGKIALPNLATLLNWKMLLAILAGISVAWLGGRGINLMGNQPILVTGLLIGTIIGVAFLKGVPVGPLIAAGILSLVVGKS; this is encoded by the coding sequence ATGAGCTTATCATTTAATCCTATCGCCCTTTTTCTTGTTGCCCTTATCTTACTTGGCGTATTGGGAAATAATAATTCCATTACCATTTCTGCTACCGTCTTACTCTTAATGCAACAAACAGTTCTAAATAAATATATTCCTCATTTAGAAAAATATGGGCTCACTCTCGGCATTATAATTTTAACCATTGGCGTTCTTAGCCCCATTGTTTCAGGTAAAATTGCGCTACCAAATTTGGCGACATTACTAAATTGGAAAATGCTACTGGCAATTCTTGCCGGGATATCAGTAGCTTGGCTTGGAGGGAGAGGCATTAATCTAATGGGCAATCAACCCATTCTCGTAACGGGGCTACTGATTGGTACGATTATCGGTGTCGCTTTCTTAAAAGGTGTGCCTGTCGGGCCATTAATTGCGGCAGGGATTTTGTCGCTGGTTGTAGGAAAATCATAA
- the hrpA gene encoding ATP-dependent RNA helicase HrpA yields the protein MQKNHKNRPLDDAQKALLAQLKDITNLDYRRLRSRIHGISNIKNENAKQAIIAEIETDLTACKSRYLTRKQQAEQLKIEYPDLPVSARREEILKLIAEHQVVVIAGETGSGKTTQLPKMCLELGRGVKGLIGHTQPRRIAARSVATRIAEELKSELGSTIGYKVRFNDQISDNTLVKLMTDGILLAEIQNDRYLNQYDTLIIDEAHERSLNNDFILGYLKQILVKRPDLKVIITSATIDVERFSKHFNNAPIIEVSGRTYPVEVRYRPIVEEENQDQLQGILNAVDELQAEGRGDILIFMNGEREIRDTAEALQKQELRHTEILPLYARLSAAEQQRIFNPSNLNRIILATNVAETSLTIPNIKYVIDTGTARISRYSYRTKVQRLPIEPISQASANQRKGRCGRISEGICIRLYSEEDFNARPQFTDPEILRTNLASVILQMTALGLTDIASFPFVDAPDQRHIQDGIRLLEELQAFEFKKTKNGEIRELTQIGRQLAQLPIDPRLGRMVIEAAKNGSLHEVMMIVSALSIQDPRERPQEKQQSADDKHRRFADKESDFLAFVNLWHFIQEQQKELTKNQFRKLCQKDYLNYLRVREWQDIYHQLRLAVREMGLPINSEPANYQQIHTALLSGLLSHIGLKDNEKMHYLGARNAHFYLFPNSVLFKKQPKWVMAAELVETTKLWGRMVARIEPEWVEPLAKHLTKSSYSEPRWAKSKGAVVADEKVSLYGIPIVASRPVMYGAIDPVVSREIFIRSALVEGEWHNNYKFFKENNRLIKEIEELEHKSRRRDILVDEQVLFEFYDQRIGTDVVSSKHFDSWWKKASQKDPELLNFEKSFLMNDNANKVSELDFPNFWYQGSLKLKLSYQFEIGQDHDGVTVHIPLPLLNQIEPEGFDWQISGLRHELVVSLIKSLPKAMRRNFVPAPNYADAFLGKAEPFAKPLLESLTYELRRMTGVTVDPELWDLTQLPPHLRMTFRVIDEKGKKIAESENLDELKFQLKDQVQSTLSNIADDGIEQSGVHLWNFADLPQFYEQKKQHFSVKAYPAIVDEKESVGIKLFETEFEQARAMQAGLRRLLLLNVPSPIKYLHEKLPNKAKLGLYFAPFGKVLELIDDCIACAVDKLIEEFGGFVWSEEKFNELHEYVRANLNDTTAEIALQVEKCLTLAFELNKRMKGKMDFTMAFAMSDIKAQLAGLIYPEFVTKTGHKRLADLHRYLTAIDKRLDKLLVDTNTDRAKMLRVEQVQEAYKQLLAKLPKSKAIPDEVLEIRYMIEELRVSLFAQQLGTKYPISDKRILNVITEMK from the coding sequence ATGCAAAAAAATCATAAAAACCGACCGCTTGATGATGCTCAGAAAGCATTGTTAGCCCAATTAAAAGATATAACCAATTTAGATTATCGCCGTTTGCGTTCTCGTATTCACGGCATTTCCAATATCAAAAATGAAAATGCCAAACAAGCCATCATTGCAGAAATTGAAACGGATCTGACCGCTTGTAAAAGTCGTTATCTCACGCGTAAACAACAAGCCGAACAGCTAAAAATTGAGTATCCTGATCTGCCTGTTTCTGCGCGCCGTGAAGAGATATTAAAACTGATTGCCGAACATCAAGTGGTGGTGATTGCAGGGGAAACGGGGTCGGGTAAAACCACGCAGTTGCCGAAAATGTGTTTGGAGCTTGGGCGTGGAGTAAAAGGGCTAATCGGGCATACGCAACCTAGACGTATTGCGGCTCGCTCGGTGGCGACACGCATTGCCGAAGAGCTGAAATCGGAACTTGGCTCGACTATCGGTTATAAAGTCCGCTTTAACGATCAGATTAGTGATAATACTCTCGTCAAATTGATGACGGACGGTATTCTGCTTGCCGAAATTCAAAACGACCGCTATCTCAATCAATACGATACGTTGATTATTGACGAAGCCCACGAACGCTCGCTTAACAACGATTTTATTCTCGGTTATCTCAAGCAAATTTTGGTAAAACGTCCTGATTTGAAGGTAATCATCACATCGGCAACCATTGATGTAGAACGTTTTTCTAAACATTTTAACAACGCACCGATCATCGAAGTGTCGGGCAGAACTTATCCTGTGGAAGTGCGTTATCGTCCGATTGTGGAAGAAGAGAATCAAGACCAACTACAAGGCATTCTCAATGCGGTGGACGAACTGCAAGCAGAAGGTCGGGGCGATATTTTGATTTTTATGAACGGTGAGCGAGAAATCCGTGATACCGCCGAAGCCTTGCAGAAGCAGGAACTTCGCCATACGGAAATTTTGCCATTATATGCCCGTTTATCAGCCGCAGAACAACAACGCATTTTTAATCCAAGCAACCTGAACCGCATTATTTTGGCAACCAACGTGGCGGAAACCTCGCTGACTATCCCGAATATCAAGTATGTGATTGATACGGGAACGGCTCGTATTTCCCGTTATAGCTATCGCACCAAAGTTCAGCGTTTGCCGATTGAGCCGATTTCTCAAGCGTCCGCCAACCAGCGTAAAGGGCGTTGCGGACGTATTTCGGAAGGGATATGTATCCGCTTGTATTCGGAAGAGGATTTTAACGCCCGTCCGCAGTTTACTGATCCTGAAATTTTGCGGACAAATTTGGCTTCGGTTATCTTGCAGATGACAGCGTTGGGTTTGACGGATATTGCTTCGTTTCCGTTTGTCGATGCACCGGATCAGCGACATATTCAAGATGGTATTCGTTTATTAGAAGAATTACAGGCATTTGAATTCAAAAAAACAAAAAATGGTGAAATACGTGAATTGACCCAAATCGGTCGCCAACTCGCCCAACTCCCTATCGATCCCCGTCTGGGTCGTATGGTGATCGAAGCGGCGAAGAATGGTAGTTTGCACGAAGTGATGATGATCGTATCGGCGTTGTCTATTCAAGATCCCCGAGAGCGTCCGCAGGAAAAACAGCAGTCAGCAGATGATAAACATCGCCGTTTTGCTGATAAAGAGAGCGATTTTTTAGCCTTTGTGAACCTGTGGCATTTTATTCAAGAGCAACAAAAAGAACTCACTAAAAATCAGTTTCGCAAACTCTGCCAAAAAGATTATCTCAATTATCTGCGAGTGCGTGAGTGGCAGGATATTTATCATCAGCTTCGCCTTGCGGTGCGTGAAATGGGCTTGCCGATTAACAGTGAACCTGCAAATTATCAGCAAATTCACACCGCTTTATTATCGGGTTTATTGTCGCATATCGGCTTGAAAGATAACGAAAAAATGCACTATTTAGGGGCGAGAAATGCCCATTTCTACCTGTTCCCTAATTCCGTGCTTTTCAAAAAACAGCCGAAATGGGTAATGGCGGCGGAATTGGTCGAAACCACCAAATTGTGGGGGCGAATGGTGGCTCGGATTGAGCCGGAATGGGTTGAACCACTTGCTAAACACTTAACCAAATCCAGTTACAGCGAACCACGCTGGGCGAAATCGAAAGGGGCGGTGGTTGCCGATGAAAAAGTGTCGCTCTACGGCATTCCGATTGTTGCCAGCCGTCCTGTGATGTATGGGGCGATCGATCCTGTTGTCAGCCGTGAAATTTTTATCCGCTCGGCGTTGGTAGAAGGCGAATGGCACAATAATTACAAATTTTTCAAAGAAAACAACCGCTTGATCAAAGAGATCGAAGAGTTGGAACATAAATCTCGCCGTCGAGATATTTTGGTGGACGAGCAAGTGCTGTTTGAATTTTACGATCAGCGGATCGGCACTGATGTCGTTTCCAGCAAGCATTTTGACAGCTGGTGGAAAAAAGCGTCCCAGAAAGATCCTGAACTGCTGAACTTTGAAAAATCGTTCTTGATGAATGATAACGCCAACAAAGTGAGCGAGTTGGACTTCCCTAATTTCTGGTATCAAGGTTCGCTCAAATTGAAGTTGAGCTATCAGTTTGAAATTGGGCAAGATCACGATGGTGTCACCGTGCATATTCCGTTACCGTTACTTAATCAAATTGAGCCTGAAGGCTTTGATTGGCAAATTTCCGGGTTGCGTCACGAGTTAGTGGTCAGCCTCATTAAATCGTTACCTAAAGCGATGCGCCGCAATTTTGTACCTGCGCCTAATTATGCCGATGCGTTTCTAGGCAAAGCAGAACCTTTTGCTAAACCATTGCTTGAAAGTTTGACTTATGAACTGCGTAGAATGACAGGTGTAACAGTCGATCCTGAACTTTGGGATTTAACACAATTACCACCGCATTTACGAATGACATTCCGTGTGATTGATGAAAAAGGGAAAAAAATTGCGGAAAGTGAAAACCTTGATGAATTAAAATTCCAACTGAAAGATCAAGTACAAAGCACGCTTTCTAACATTGCCGACGATGGAATTGAACAAAGCGGTGTGCATTTGTGGAATTTTGCAGATTTACCCCAATTCTACGAGCAGAAAAAACAGCATTTTAGCGTAAAAGCCTACCCTGCGATTGTGGATGAAAAAGAGTCTGTGGGTATCAAATTGTTCGAAACAGAATTTGAACAAGCACGAGCAATGCAAGCGGGTTTACGCCGATTATTATTGTTGAACGTGCCGTCTCCGATTAAATACCTGCACGAAAAACTGCCGAATAAGGCCAAACTTGGTTTGTATTTTGCCCCGTTCGGCAAAGTGCTAGAACTCATTGATGACTGTATCGCTTGTGCGGTAGATAAATTGATTGAAGAGTTTGGTGGCTTTGTCTGGTCGGAAGAAAAATTCAACGAACTACACGAGTACGTTCGAGCCAATTTAAACGATACCACAGCAGAAATTGCTTTGCAGGTAGAAAAATGCCTTACCCTTGCTTTTGAATTAAATAAGCGAATGAAAGGCAAAATGGATTTTACGATGGCATTTGCGATGTCTGATATCAAGGCACAATTAGCAGGCTTAATTTATCCGGAATTTGTTACCAAAACCGGGCATAAACGCCTTGCAGATTTGCATCGATATTTAACCGCTATTGATAAACGACTAGACAAATTATTAGTCGATACCAATACGGATCGTGCGAAAATGCTACGTGTTGAACAAGTGCAAGAAGCTTATAAGCAATTATTGGCTAAATTACCGAAATCTAAAGCGATACCTGATGAAGTATTAGAAATTCGTTATATGATTGAAGAGTTGCGTGTCAGCCTGTTCGCTCAACAGCTTGGCACCAAATATCCGATTTCGGATAAGCGGATTTTAAATGTGATTACAGAAATGAAGTAA